Proteins found in one Hevea brasiliensis isolate MT/VB/25A 57/8 chromosome 18, ASM3005281v1, whole genome shotgun sequence genomic segment:
- the LOC110653104 gene encoding uncharacterized protein LOC110653104, whose translation MVSRLQRRISLRRKLHILRTLTCSKSVKRSSIIADAILYIYKLKLKLEAIKRELSNLDAIKREYLSLVKQVQYLPKVKVDKVGKGFLVKVISQKGGDNLIPILEVCEEMGLIVLHARVSRKFYFSMEAIVIAEEERGLDVKDVTQAVVEAIERHVEGADRSIYVPVVLN comes from the exons ATGGTGTCTAGGCTGCAAAGAAGAATTTCATTGCGCAGAAAGCTTCACATTCTAAGAACACTCACCTGCTCCAAATCT GTGAAAAGAAGCTCTATTATTGCAGATGCTATTCTCTATATTTACAAGCTCAAACTCAAGTTGGAAGCAATCAAAAGAGAACTTTCTAACTTAGATGCAATCAAAAGAGAATACTTGAGCCTGGTGAAGCAGGTCCAATACTTACCCAAG GTGAAGGTAGACAAAGTTGGGAAAGGATTTCTGGTAAAGGTGATTTCCCAGAAGGGAGGAGATAATCTGATTCCAATACTAGAGGTCTGTGAAGAGATGGGCCTAATTGTGTTGCATGCTAGGGTGTCACGCAAGTTCTACTTTTCCATGGAAGCCATTGTTATAGCTGAAGAAGAACGTGGTCTAGATGTGAAAGATGTTACTCAAGCTGTTGTTGAGGCTATAGAAAGGCATGTAGAAGGAGCAGACAGAAGCATATATGTTCCTGTAGTACTTAACTAA